One genomic segment of Hydrocarboniclastica marina includes these proteins:
- a CDS encoding AraC family transcriptional regulator, translating to MDQDTACIPLGHIQTYFDLRQSLIMKAEWISQKSQLVEKDPHELLRDIIGLDENEFYRKAGIDYRPGDSDRFISTRQCLALIDQAVSALSMPYLGLVMGNLMTVSHHGMAGMAAVTQETLSECLSVVSRFCAELFPPLEMNIRIAGKEGSLVISENVSLAPYTEFFFELNTVSFYNIFLHLVGDSVQPDYVEFSYPEPAWGHIYRRYFRCPVFFNRAETRIVGDAGLADYELPLANKLMAMSAEKTLFENIPTRAARLLPLRIRRLLMRYYGAFPSLENAASELGMSGRTLRRKLAEGGTSYQQELDAVREKLSKQYFLRGGQSVTELALMLGYTDSSAFAKAFRRWTGISPTEFQERHLGPAAQQAPTEAMPSSG from the coding sequence ATGGATCAGGACACTGCGTGTATTCCGTTAGGGCACATCCAGACCTACTTTGACTTGCGTCAGAGCCTGATCATGAAGGCCGAATGGATCTCTCAAAAAAGCCAACTGGTAGAAAAAGACCCCCACGAACTCCTGCGCGACATTATTGGACTGGATGAGAATGAGTTTTACCGCAAGGCGGGGATCGATTATCGGCCAGGGGACAGCGACCGTTTTATAAGCACCAGGCAGTGCCTGGCGTTAATTGACCAGGCAGTAAGCGCTTTGAGCATGCCGTATCTGGGGCTGGTAATGGGCAACCTGATGACTGTGTCACATCACGGTATGGCAGGGATGGCCGCGGTGACCCAGGAGACCCTGTCAGAATGCCTTAGCGTCGTCTCTCGTTTTTGTGCAGAGCTTTTCCCGCCGCTTGAAATGAACATTCGTATTGCAGGCAAGGAAGGCAGCCTCGTGATCAGCGAAAACGTTTCGCTCGCCCCCTACACGGAGTTTTTCTTCGAACTGAACACCGTCAGTTTCTACAATATCTTCCTGCACCTGGTAGGTGACAGCGTTCAGCCTGACTATGTTGAGTTCAGCTACCCGGAGCCAGCATGGGGTCACATTTACCGCCGCTATTTTCGATGCCCCGTTTTCTTCAACAGGGCCGAAACCAGAATTGTTGGCGATGCGGGTCTCGCGGACTACGAGCTACCGCTGGCGAACAAGTTGATGGCCATGTCTGCAGAGAAGACACTCTTCGAGAATATCCCGACGCGGGCTGCCCGACTTTTGCCGTTACGTATCAGGCGCTTGCTCATGCGCTACTACGGCGCATTCCCATCACTTGAGAATGCCGCTAGTGAGCTGGGTATGAGTGGTCGTACGTTGCGACGAAAACTGGCTGAAGGCGGAACCAGTTACCAGCAGGAACTCGATGCGGTCCGCGAAAAGCTTTCGAAACAGTATTTTTTGCGGGGAGGGCAGTCGGTTACCGAGCTGGCTCTGATGCTCGGTTACACAGATTCTTCTGCTTTCGCCAAGGCATTTCGCCGCTGGACGGGGATTTCACCAACGGAATTCCAGGAGAGGCACCTTGGTCCGGCCGCCCAACAGGCGCCCACTGAGGCAATGCCGAGTTCCGGATAG
- a CDS encoding lipase family protein has protein sequence MISSHIRKSTLLGLAISLAIPAMTANAAPVLGPNGMAFYDSLPVAGATKGDLLQYRQATVQLGQDTPDVQAWNVMYRSTDSLDAANVVTGTVIVPTTAWNGGGERPTLGYAVGTHGLAQGCAPSLQLANGTDYEADNIRAALEAGYAVLVSDNPGYTNGDVPTYLAGKAQGQAMLDIFRAASQIPGAGISSSAKAAIWGYSQGGQTAAWAGELKGEYAPGLNLVGIAAGGTPGDFPTVANYLEKSVGASFLVQAIVGLGEQYPDDLPVDELANSQGKALIAEAKTECVFESLFTVMNESIATYTVNNRTLPELLAIPSVSETVNAQNLGSKKIPVPLYQYHGQADEIIPIGQHADLKRQYCGKFTKVAFDVFPSEHIVTQFQAAPHVLSWIGDRVAGERAPNSCLTLKPEPQSTANPGGGNFVVTLDEWKLDAAILLNKLDQTVTLPATSTLTADADITAQSLEGMLEVPEFVQRLNILLPLDVKLSVKSAEPTTGSISLDGDGQLHIDGNAYTSIEVKSAGFGFLQIPFGCKTAESVAFPIVFDGPVSKLGNGGLSFSGETSFPELEGCGLFTGLFTTLMSGPGQVYDFNVEPPAPFRW, from the coding sequence ATGATCTCTTCACATATACGCAAATCTACACTTTTAGGGCTCGCGATCAGCTTGGCCATCCCGGCAATGACCGCTAACGCGGCACCTGTTCTCGGTCCCAACGGCATGGCGTTCTATGACTCACTGCCGGTTGCCGGCGCGACGAAAGGCGATTTGTTGCAATATCGCCAGGCCACCGTGCAACTTGGCCAGGATACGCCGGATGTCCAGGCGTGGAATGTCATGTACCGGTCGACTGATTCGCTAGACGCAGCGAACGTGGTCACTGGTACGGTTATCGTTCCGACGACCGCCTGGAATGGCGGCGGCGAGCGCCCCACCCTTGGCTACGCAGTAGGCACCCATGGCTTGGCCCAGGGCTGTGCGCCCTCGCTGCAACTCGCAAACGGGACCGATTATGAGGCAGACAACATTCGTGCGGCCCTTGAGGCAGGCTACGCGGTTCTGGTAAGCGATAATCCCGGCTATACCAACGGCGACGTCCCGACTTACCTCGCGGGGAAGGCACAGGGTCAAGCGATGCTTGATATCTTCCGGGCGGCCTCTCAGATACCGGGCGCGGGTATATCGTCGTCGGCAAAAGCAGCTATCTGGGGATATTCCCAGGGTGGCCAGACAGCCGCGTGGGCAGGTGAGCTCAAAGGTGAGTACGCTCCAGGGCTGAACCTGGTTGGTATCGCGGCCGGCGGCACCCCGGGCGATTTCCCGACTGTAGCCAATTATCTTGAGAAGAGTGTTGGGGCCTCCTTTTTGGTCCAGGCAATCGTTGGCCTGGGCGAGCAGTATCCGGACGACCTTCCCGTTGACGAACTGGCCAACAGCCAGGGCAAGGCGCTGATCGCTGAGGCCAAGACAGAGTGCGTGTTTGAGTCACTCTTCACGGTGATGAACGAAAGTATCGCTACCTACACGGTAAATAACCGCACATTGCCGGAACTCCTCGCCATCCCTTCAGTGAGCGAAACGGTCAATGCTCAGAATCTTGGCAGCAAGAAGATTCCTGTGCCGCTCTACCAGTACCATGGGCAGGCAGACGAAATCATTCCGATCGGCCAGCACGCGGACCTGAAACGTCAGTACTGTGGAAAATTCACCAAAGTCGCGTTCGATGTATTCCCAAGCGAGCACATCGTTACGCAGTTTCAGGCAGCCCCGCACGTGCTCTCCTGGATCGGAGACCGCGTTGCCGGAGAGCGGGCGCCTAACAGTTGTTTGACCCTCAAGCCCGAACCACAGTCCACAGCAAACCCCGGCGGCGGGAACTTTGTTGTCACTCTGGATGAGTGGAAACTCGACGCCGCTATCCTATTGAACAAGCTGGACCAGACAGTAACGCTACCGGCAACTTCAACGCTGACTGCTGATGCAGATATTACCGCCCAGTCACTTGAAGGCATGCTCGAAGTGCCCGAGTTTGTGCAGCGCCTGAACATCCTACTGCCGCTGGATGTCAAATTGTCGGTGAAATCGGCTGAGCCAACGACCGGAAGCATTAGTCTTGATGGGGATGGGCAACTGCACATCGATGGTAATGCCTATACCTCTATCGAGGTTAAATCAGCGGGCTTTGGTTTCCTTCAGATTCCTTTTGGTTGTAAAACCGCTGAGTCGGTGGCCTTCCCCATTGTATTCGATGGCCCCGTTTCGAAACTGGGTAACGGCGGCCTGAGTTTCAGCGGCGAAACCTCATTCCCCGAACTGGAAGGCTGTGGGCTGTTCACCGGTCTGTTTACGACGCTGATGTCTGGCCCAGGTCAGGTCTACGACTTCAATGTCGAACCACCGGCGCCCTTCCGTTGGTAA